One genomic segment of Helianthus annuus cultivar XRQ/B chromosome 14, HanXRQr2.0-SUNRISE, whole genome shotgun sequence includes these proteins:
- the LOC110908410 gene encoding phosphomethylethanolamine N-methyltransferase isoform X2 — MAAAVNGEEREVQKSYWMEHSVELTLEAMMLDSMASHLDKQDRPEVLSLLPPYEGKNVLELGPGIGRFTGELAKKAGKVTAIDFIESVVKKNESINGHHENVEFKCADVTSPDLNFPTESMDLIFSNWLLMYLSDKEVEDIAERLLKWVKVGGYIFFRESCFHQSGDHERKHNPTHYREPRFYTKVFKECHASDASGNGYEFSLIGSKCIETYVRNKNNHNQIWWIWQKVVNTEKDRGFQKFLDNVQYKNTGILRYERIFGPGFVSTGGIDTTKEFVAMLDLKPGQKVLDVGCGIGGGDFYMAENFGVDVVGIDLSVNMIAFALERAIGLKCSVEFEVADCTKKSYPDNTFDVIYSRDTILHIQDKPALFRTFYKWLKPGGKVLISDYCRKSGTPSEDFAAYIKQRGYDLHDVETYGQMLKDAGFGEVIAEDRTEQFKEVLRRELERFEKGKEEFIREFTEEDYNDIVGGWKAKLVRTGSGEQRWGLFFAEKK, encoded by the exons GTACTGTCACTACTTCCACCCTATGAAGGGAAAAATGTCCTTGAATTAGGACCTGGTATTGGTCGTTTTACTGGTGAACTAGCCAAAAAGGCGGGAAAAGTAACAGCCATTGATTTCATTGAAAGTGTGGTAAAAAAG AATGAGAGCATCAATGGGCACCATGAAAATGTTGAATTTAAATGTGCTGATGTTACCTCACCAGACCTAAACTTTCCAACTGAATCAATGGATTTAATTTTCTCAAACTGGTTATTGATGTATCTTTCTGATAAAGAG GTAGAAGATATTGCTGAAAGACTTTTGAAATGGGTGAAGGTGGGAGGTTATATTTTCTTTAGAGAGTCATGCTTTCATCAATCTGGAGACCATGAACGAAAGCACAACCCGACACACTACCGCGAACCTAGATTCTACACCAAG GTCTTTAAGGAATGTCACGCATCCGATGCATCTGGTAATGGCTATGAATTCTCTCTAATTGGGTCGAAATGCATCGAAACTTATGTACGCAACAAGAACAATCACAATCAG ATCTGGTGGATATGGCAGAAGGTGGTGAACACAGAGAAAGATAGGGGCTTCCAGAAATTCTTGGATAATGTACAGTATAAAAACACTGGTATATTACGCTATGAACGCATATTTGGACCCGGGTTTGTGAGCACAGGAGGAATAG ACACGACAAAAGAATTTGTGGCAATGCTGGATCTGAAACCGGGGCAGAAAGTTCTAGATGTTGGATGTGGGATAGGGGGAGGCGATTTCTATATGGCTGAAAACTTTGGTGTTGATGTTGTTGGCATTGATCTTTCTGTTAATATGATCGCTTTTGCTCTTGAACGCGCAATCGGTCTCAAATGTTCAGTTGAATTTGAGGTTGCGGATTGTACCAAGAAATCTTATCCGGACAATACGTTCGATGTCATCTACAGCCGTGACACTATCCTCCATATTCAA GATAAACCTGCATTGTTCCGAACCTTCTACAAATGGTTGAAGCCAGGTGGCAAAGTTCTTATCAGTGATTACTGCCGAAAATCTGGAACACCATCTGAAGATTTTGCAGCATACATTAAGCAAAGAGGATATGATCTTCATGACGTAGAAACTTATGGTCAG aTGCTTAAAGATGCAGGATTCGGAGAGGTGATAGCAGAGGATCGAACAGAACAG TTCAAGGAAGTCCTTAGGAGGGAACTGGAAAGGTTCGAGAAGGGAAAAGAAGAATTCATCCGTGAGTTTACTGAA GAAGACTACAACGATATTGTTGGCGGTTGGAAGGCAAAGCTGGTGAGGACTGGTTCCGGGGAGCAGAGATGGGGCTTGTTTTTTGCGGAAAAGAAGTGA
- the LOC110908410 gene encoding phosphomethylethanolamine N-methyltransferase isoform X1 → MAAAVNGGEEREVQKSYWMEHSVELTLEAMMLDSMASHLDKQDRPEVLSLLPPYEGKNVLELGPGIGRFTGELAKKAGKVTAIDFIESVVKKNESINGHHENVEFKCADVTSPDLNFPTESMDLIFSNWLLMYLSDKEVEDIAERLLKWVKVGGYIFFRESCFHQSGDHERKHNPTHYREPRFYTKVFKECHASDASGNGYEFSLIGSKCIETYVRNKNNHNQIWWIWQKVVNTEKDRGFQKFLDNVQYKNTGILRYERIFGPGFVSTGGIDTTKEFVAMLDLKPGQKVLDVGCGIGGGDFYMAENFGVDVVGIDLSVNMIAFALERAIGLKCSVEFEVADCTKKSYPDNTFDVIYSRDTILHIQDKPALFRTFYKWLKPGGKVLISDYCRKSGTPSEDFAAYIKQRGYDLHDVETYGQMLKDAGFGEVIAEDRTEQFKEVLRRELERFEKGKEEFIREFTEEDYNDIVGGWKAKLVRTGSGEQRWGLFFAEKK, encoded by the exons GTACTGTCACTACTTCCACCCTATGAAGGGAAAAATGTCCTTGAATTAGGACCTGGTATTGGTCGTTTTACTGGTGAACTAGCCAAAAAGGCGGGAAAAGTAACAGCCATTGATTTCATTGAAAGTGTGGTAAAAAAG AATGAGAGCATCAATGGGCACCATGAAAATGTTGAATTTAAATGTGCTGATGTTACCTCACCAGACCTAAACTTTCCAACTGAATCAATGGATTTAATTTTCTCAAACTGGTTATTGATGTATCTTTCTGATAAAGAG GTAGAAGATATTGCTGAAAGACTTTTGAAATGGGTGAAGGTGGGAGGTTATATTTTCTTTAGAGAGTCATGCTTTCATCAATCTGGAGACCATGAACGAAAGCACAACCCGACACACTACCGCGAACCTAGATTCTACACCAAG GTCTTTAAGGAATGTCACGCATCCGATGCATCTGGTAATGGCTATGAATTCTCTCTAATTGGGTCGAAATGCATCGAAACTTATGTACGCAACAAGAACAATCACAATCAG ATCTGGTGGATATGGCAGAAGGTGGTGAACACAGAGAAAGATAGGGGCTTCCAGAAATTCTTGGATAATGTACAGTATAAAAACACTGGTATATTACGCTATGAACGCATATTTGGACCCGGGTTTGTGAGCACAGGAGGAATAG ACACGACAAAAGAATTTGTGGCAATGCTGGATCTGAAACCGGGGCAGAAAGTTCTAGATGTTGGATGTGGGATAGGGGGAGGCGATTTCTATATGGCTGAAAACTTTGGTGTTGATGTTGTTGGCATTGATCTTTCTGTTAATATGATCGCTTTTGCTCTTGAACGCGCAATCGGTCTCAAATGTTCAGTTGAATTTGAGGTTGCGGATTGTACCAAGAAATCTTATCCGGACAATACGTTCGATGTCATCTACAGCCGTGACACTATCCTCCATATTCAA GATAAACCTGCATTGTTCCGAACCTTCTACAAATGGTTGAAGCCAGGTGGCAAAGTTCTTATCAGTGATTACTGCCGAAAATCTGGAACACCATCTGAAGATTTTGCAGCATACATTAAGCAAAGAGGATATGATCTTCATGACGTAGAAACTTATGGTCAG aTGCTTAAAGATGCAGGATTCGGAGAGGTGATAGCAGAGGATCGAACAGAACAG TTCAAGGAAGTCCTTAGGAGGGAACTGGAAAGGTTCGAGAAGGGAAAAGAAGAATTCATCCGTGAGTTTACTGAA GAAGACTACAACGATATTGTTGGCGGTTGGAAGGCAAAGCTGGTGAGGACTGGTTCCGGGGAGCAGAGATGGGGCTTGTTTTTTGCGGAAAAGAAGTGA
- the LOC118486461 gene encoding protein FAR1-RELATED SEQUENCE 5-like — translation MEGHPYAKRLFEDEFNLVAELTRMNVAPRDILAIIKERNLSNVSTLRTIYNARNKIRMVDQIGKSPMQVLLSLLHSNGYVYEITTTGLNELENLFFIHPTSFDIWRAFPHVLIIDVTYKTNHYNMPFLEVVGVTSTSKTFSIAFAFMHNEKIVNYTWVLNCLKLTLDQCMLPRVIVTDREMALMNACKEVFRDAAHLFCRWHIEQNLFRRCRQSFRSVKAWEEFLLLWKSLENSTTLESYTENYRQLETLLIKHPRVLAYVNESWLNDYKERFVSVWIDQHLNFGNNTTNRVESQHAKLKKYLDGSNSSLDRFLRCIDRIVTSQQITIKESLENQYVSLDSIDIFWKKLDISPLVSFQNDDVSYDDELLLFKEYFKKQSKDGQKSWLRKLKDILFPGKTDIQEPQVQKKKKLVDDQA, via the exons ATGGAGGGTCATCCATATGCAAAGCGGCTTTTCGAAGATGAATTTAACTTGGTTGCAGAATTGACAAGGATGAATGTGGCGCCACGTGATATTCTAGCAATAATTAAAGAGAGGAATTTAAGTAACGTGTCTACACTTAGGACTATTTACAACGCACGCAACAAAATTCGCATGGTCGATCAAATAGGCAAATCTCCAATGCAGGTTCTATTATCCCTTTTGCATTCTAATGGTTATGTTTATGAAATTACTACAACCGGGTTAAACGAATTAGAAAATTTATTCTTCATTCATCCGACATCATTTGATATTTGGCGTGCATTTCCACATGTGTTGATTATAGATGTCACGTACAAAACAAACCACTATAATATGCCTTTTCTTGAGGTTGTTGGTGTAACTTCAACCAGCAAAACATTTTCCATAGCTTTCGCCTTCATGCATAATGAGAAGATAGTTAACTATACATGGGTTTTAAACTGTCTAAAGTTGACACTAGACCAATGCATGCTCCCACGTGTTATAGTTACAGACAGGGAGATGGCACTAATGAATGCATGCAAAGAAGTTTTTCGGGATGCTGCTCATTTGTTTTGTAGGTGGCACATTGAGCAGAACCTCTTTAGAAGATGTAGGCAATCTTTTAGGTCAGTAAAGGCTTGGGAAGAATTTCTTTTGTTATGGAAGTCACTAGAAAATTCTACAACGTTGGAATCTTACACAGAAAATTACAGGCAACTTGAGACATTGTTGATCAAACATCCAC GTGTTTTAGCATATGTAAATGAAAGTTGGTTAAACGACTACAAGGAAAGGTTTGTTTCTGTCTGGATTGATCAACATCTCAACTTTGGAAATAACACAACCAATAGAGTAGAGAGTCAGCATGCAAAGCTTAAAAAATATTTGGACGGTTCGAATTCTAGTTTGGATAGATTTCTACGTTGTATTGACCGAATCGTGACGTCTCAACAAATAACAATTAAAGAAAGCTTGGAAA ATCAATATGTTTCCTTGGATTCGATTGATATTTTTTGGAAGAAGCTAGATATTTCACCATTGGTATCTTTTCAAAATGACGATGTTAGCTATGATGATGAACTACTACTTTTTAAAGAATACTTTAAGAAGCAGTCTAAAGATGGACAAAAAAGTTGGTTAAGAAAACTGAAGGATATCCTTTTTCCAGGCAAAACCGACATTCAAGAACCTcaagttcaaaagaaaaaaaaactcgTAGACGACCAAGCTTGA
- the LOC118486462 gene encoding uncharacterized protein LOC118486462 gives MEPMIDWNEVPDKPARHSSYMIELNEVPLTNHLNIMGDIPKVAQRLSTFRMQSGAGDEQDTQITNEGQVVPQATKFKYLGSFVQSNGEIDSDVAHRIQVGWCRWRAATGVLCDKRFPDKLKGKFYRVAIRPSIVYGTDCWAIKKMHARKLEVAEMRMLRWMCGHTRLDKIRNEVFRKRLGVASISDKIREGRLRWFGHVRRRQTTDPSRIVETLTVDGRMSRGRPKMTWDERIRQDLLDLHLSEDMVEDRTSWRRRIKVKDF, from the exons ATGGAACCGATGATCGATTGGAACGAGGTCCCAGATAAGCCGGCTAGACATAGTTCATACATGATAGAATTGAACGAAGTGCCATTGACGAATCACTTGAATATAATGGGTGATATTCCAAAAGTCGCTCAAAGACTGAGTACCTTTAGAATGCAAAG CGGAGCAGGCGATGAACAAGACACTCAGATTACCAATGAGGGCCAGGTGGTTCCACAGGCAACTAAGTTCAAGTATTTAGGATCGTTTGTTCAGAGTAATGGAGAGATAGACAGCGACGTGGCTCACCGTATCCAGGTTGGATGGTGTAGGTGGAGAGCAGCCACGGGGGTATTGTGCGATAAGAGGTTCCCTGATAAATTAAAAGGGAAATTTTATAGGGTTGCAATTAGACCCTCTATCGTATACGGAACAGATTGTTGGGCCATCAAGAAAATGCATGCTCGAAAGCTAgaggtagcagagatgaggatgctAAGATGGATGTGTGGGCATACTAGGTTGGACaagataagaaatgaggtttttaggaAAAGACTAGGAGTCGCTAGTATTTCAGACAAGATAAgggaggggagattgagatggtttgggcatgtcaGGAGGAGGCAGACGACAGACCCGAGTAGAATAGTTGAAACACTCACTGTAGATGGAAGGATGAGTAGAGGCAGGCCGAAAATGACTTGGGATGAGCGGATTAGGCAAGATTTGCTAGATTTGCACCTCTCTGAGGACATGGTCGAGGACAGAACttcgtggagacgtaggattaaggttaaggactttTAG
- the LOC110906701 gene encoding uncharacterized protein LOC110906701, protein METHVDSSNVSKVCQKIFNAWFWTTNASCCIKGTRIMLGWDPNVVDVMVLSQTDQVIHTQVIFKLDRKSLFCSFVYADNHYRNRRDLWHNLGGHNSFMKDKPWVIMGDFNAYLFHDDTSTGASTYNIGSREFKECVNNIEVSDVNSTGVHYTWTNNQRQSGTILKKLDRIMCNINCVTEFLNARAYFHPFRVSDHSPCILKLPNVSRDKPRPFKFVNLIAEKQGFLEEVNQIWSKDIAGFRMYQVVMKLKLLKTPLRKPFFQQGNLHENVKMARKELDECQLRRDQDPANDDVLAKHGVLLQKYKDAVHDEALFLQQKSKVD, encoded by the coding sequence ATGGAGACGCATGTGGACTCGTCGAATGTGTCAAAGGTTTGTCAGAAAATTTTTAACGCTTGGTTTTGGACAACGAATGCGAGTTGCTGTATAAAAGGTACTCGGATCATGCTTGGGTGGGATCCAAATGTGGTTGATGTTATGGTTCTCTCGCAAACAGATCAGGTGATACACACTCAAGTAATTTTTAAACTAGACAGAAAATCTTTAttttgttcgtttgtttatgcGGATAACCACTATAGAAATAGACGAGATTTATGGCACAACCTGGGTGGTCATAACTCGTTTATGAAAGATAAACCGTGGGTAATTATGGGGGACTTTAATGCCTACTTATTTCATGATGATACGAGCACGGGTGCTTCCACTTATAATATCGGATCTCGTGAGTTTAAAGAGTGTGTCAACAACATAGAAGTTTCCGATGTTAATAGCACGGGCGTACACTATACGTGGACGAATAATCAGCGACAAAGTGGAACTATTTTAAAAAAACTGGATCGAATCATGTGTAATATTAACTGTGTTACTGAATTTCTGAATGCTAGAGCATACTTCCATCCCTTTCGGGTCTCGGACCATTCACCCTGCATTCTGAAGTTGCCGAATGTTTCTAGAGATAAACCGAGACCCTTTAAATTCGTGAATCTTATTGCTGAGAAACAAGGCTTTTTGGAAGAAGTAAATCAGATTTGGAGCAAAGATATTGCAGGGTTTCGAATGTATCAAGTTGTCATGAAACTTAAGTTGTTGAAAACCCCGTTAAGAAAGCCATTTTTTCAGCAAGGTAACCTACATGAGAATGTGAAGATGGCAAGGAAGGAGCTGGACGAATGTCAGCTTCGTAGGGATCAAGATCCGGCAAATGATGATGTGCTAGCTAAGCATGGTGTTCTCCTTCAGAAATACAAGGATGCAGTTCATGATGAAGCTCTTTTCTTACAACAAAAATCTAAGGTCGATTGA
- the LOC110908411 gene encoding galactose mutarotase, protein MAEQNPQLFELNNGTMKLIVSNYGCTITSLFIPDKHGNLSDVVLGFDTLEPYLNRVAPYFGCIVGRVANRTKEGKFTLNGIEYTLPINNGPNSLHGGLKGFDKVVWEVAEHKQGDNPSITFKYRARDGEEGYPGDLSVTATYTLTSKTTLRLDMEAVPENKPTPVSLAQHTYWNLAGHNSGTILDHTAQIFAKHITPVDQTQIPTGEIKPVEGTPFDFTTEKKIGTSIHEVGIGYDHNYVLDCGEEKAGLKHAVKLKDPVSSRVLNLWTNAPGLQFYTANYVNGIVGKGGAVYGKHSAVCMETQGFPNAINQPNFPSVVVQPGGKYEHSMVYEFSVE, encoded by the exons ATGGCAGAACAGAACCCACAGCTCTTCGAGCTCAACAATGGCACAATGAAGCTCATCGTCTCCAACTATGGCTGCACTATCACCTCCTTATTCATCCCTGATAAACACG GTAATTTGAGCGATGTTGTTCTTGGATTTGACACTCTCGAACCCTATCTG AATCGTGTGGCACCCTACTTTGGTTGCATTGTTGGAAGAGTTGCAAACAGGACTAAAGAGGGGAAGTTCACACtcaatgggatcgagtatactctgCCAATTAACAACGGTCCAAACAGTCTTCATG GTGGGCTTAAAGGATTTGACAAGGTTGTTTGGGAAGTCGCTGAACATAAACAGGGTGACAATCCATCAATAACCTTTAAATATCGCGCTCGTGATGGGGAAGAAGGTTACCCTGGAGATCTTTCGGTCACTGCAACTTACACTCTCACGTCGAAAACCACATTAAGGCTTGACATGGAAGCGGTTCCAGAAAACAAACCGACCCCGGTTAGTTTAGCTCAACACACCTACTGGAACCTAGCAGGCCATAACTCGGGTACCATTCTCGACCATACAGCACAGATATTTGCAAAACACATCACGCCCGTTGACCAAACGCAAATCCCAACTGGCGAAATTAAGCCGGTAGAAGGAACTCCGTTCGATTTCACCACCGAGAAGAAAATCGGTACCTCAATCCACGAGGTCGGTATTGGGTACGACCACAACTACGTGCTTGATTGCGGGGAAGAAAAGGCAGGATTAAAACATGCTGTAAAACTTAAGGACCCGGTTAGCTCACGGGTTCTTAATCTGTGGACCAATGCCCCGGGATTGCAGTTTTACACGGCTAATTATGTGAACGGGATTGTTGGTAAAGGGGGAGCGGTGTATGGAAAGCACAGCGCGGTGTGTATGGAGACGCAGGGGTTTCCGAACGCGATTAACCAACCGAATTTTCCGTCGGTTGTGGTTCAGCCTGGTGGCAAGTATGAGCATAGTATGGTCTATGAGTTCTCTGTTGAGTAA